One part of the Actinomyces howellii genome encodes these proteins:
- a CDS encoding ABC transporter ATP-binding protein translates to MTPTPGARPEAAARPDAAVEHEQTPASNRELAVLLRPVAPSIALAFGCGLVAAAAGLLPAVGVTTLSEHALAGTLTPATAWPWLAGIAVGLLGGHTAYMLGTGHAHRVEASFRTDLRRRVARLMTRVPLGWHTEESSGRVRTALSEDTAKIHALIAHLGSDLGLGIGAPVVGLAYLATRSWVFTLVMLLWLLLIVSISSVLATRTSRDSTARFFESEKQLASATVEMVDGITTVKTFGLTGSLFHRFSGALDEYTTASHEWMRGPGRPMAVLTALLSPAATTVPIIIAGWVLVRQEVIAPVDILPFLLVGVGLPSGLINLSTLGNYLIQARDAARSISALLAEPVLAEPLHPEPVRADAGVGVDIDHVSFRYTESGPLVLDDVDLRLEPGTVTAVVGPSGSGKTTLVRLVARFWDVTAGAVRVGGTDVRRASSQDLLSHVAVVLQEGGILTGTVSENIGLAKPVASQEQIEAAAHAARIHDRIIKLPHGYDTVLGTEGAHLSGGERQRIALARAFLADAPVLLLDEATAHADPHSEREIQQALARLAQGRTVLVIAHRLATVVAADRIVVLDHGRVVQEGTHDQLLAVEGTYRTLWEAQQ, encoded by the coding sequence ATGACCCCCACCCCAGGCGCTCGACCCGAGGCCGCCGCTCGCCCTGACGCCGCGGTCGAGCACGAGCAGACCCCAGCGTCCAACCGGGAGCTGGCGGTACTACTGCGCCCCGTCGCACCCTCCATCGCCCTCGCCTTCGGCTGCGGCCTCGTGGCCGCGGCCGCCGGACTCCTTCCCGCTGTCGGCGTGACCACTCTGTCCGAGCACGCCCTGGCCGGCACGCTCACCCCGGCGACGGCATGGCCCTGGCTGGCGGGGATCGCCGTCGGGCTGCTGGGCGGACACACGGCCTACATGCTCGGGACCGGCCACGCCCACCGGGTCGAGGCCTCCTTCCGCACCGACCTGCGACGTCGCGTCGCCCGCCTCATGACCCGAGTCCCCCTGGGCTGGCACACCGAGGAGTCCTCAGGCCGCGTCCGAACCGCCCTGAGCGAGGACACCGCCAAGATCCACGCCCTCATCGCCCACCTCGGATCCGACCTCGGCCTGGGCATCGGTGCACCGGTGGTCGGCCTGGCCTACCTGGCGACCCGTTCATGGGTGTTCACGCTCGTCATGCTCCTGTGGCTCCTGCTCATCGTGAGCATCAGCTCCGTCTTGGCCACGAGAACCTCCCGGGACAGCACCGCACGGTTCTTCGAGTCCGAGAAGCAGCTCGCCTCGGCCACAGTCGAGATGGTCGACGGGATCACCACGGTCAAGACCTTCGGTCTGACAGGCAGCCTGTTCCACCGCTTCTCAGGGGCGCTGGATGAGTACACGACCGCCTCCCACGAGTGGATGCGCGGCCCCGGCCGGCCCATGGCCGTGCTCACCGCCCTGCTCAGCCCGGCCGCCACCACCGTGCCCATCATCATCGCCGGCTGGGTCCTCGTGCGCCAGGAGGTCATCGCACCGGTGGACATCCTGCCCTTCCTCCTCGTGGGAGTCGGGCTGCCCAGCGGCCTCATCAACCTCTCCACTCTCGGCAACTACCTCATCCAGGCCCGGGACGCCGCCCGCTCGATCTCGGCCCTCCTGGCCGAGCCGGTGCTGGCCGAGCCCCTCCACCCAGAGCCAGTGAGGGCCGACGCAGGCGTGGGCGTCGACATCGACCACGTCTCCTTCCGGTACACAGAATCCGGTCCCCTTGTGCTCGACGACGTCGACCTGCGGCTCGAACCCGGGACGGTCACCGCCGTCGTCGGCCCCTCGGGCAGCGGGAAGACCACCCTTGTGCGTCTCGTGGCCCGCTTCTGGGACGTCACCGCAGGAGCGGTACGGGTGGGCGGCACCGACGTACGCCGGGCCTCCTCCCAGGACCTGCTGTCCCATGTCGCCGTGGTCCTCCAGGAGGGCGGCATCCTCACCGGCACGGTCAGCGAGAACATCGGCCTGGCCAAGCCCGTGGCGAGCCAGGAGCAGATCGAGGCCGCAGCACACGCCGCCCGCATCCACGACAGGATCATCAAGCTCCCCCACGGATATGACACGGTCCTGGGTACCGAGGGTGCCCACCTGTCCGGAGGTGAGCGCCAGCGCATCGCCCTGGCGCGAGCCTTCCTGGCCGACGCACCGGTCCTCCTGCTCGACGAGGCCACCGCTCACGCCGACCCGCACTCCGAGCGGGAGATCCAACAGGCCCTGGCACGCCTCGCCCAGGGACGCACCGTCCTGGTCATCGCCCACCGCCTGGCGACCGTCGTGGCAGCCGACCGCATCGTCGTGCTCGACCACGGACGTGTCGTCCAGGAGGGCACCCACGATCAGCTCCTCGCCGTCGAGGGCACGTACCGCACACTGTGGGAGGCGCAGCAGTGA